From one Chryseobacterium sp. 3008163 genomic stretch:
- a CDS encoding WbqC family protein, with protein sequence MKAAIMQPYFMPYIGYFQLIKAVDKFIIYDDVNYIKQGWINRNSILVQNRSYMFSLPLKDASSFKKINEIELNEMLFPKWKIKFFKTIEAYKKAPHYYIVRQLLEKIFHMNEGRINDLIYQSLVEISEYLDMKTIIERSSIVYKNSELSGAERLIDICRCENADVYINPLGGQELYNKNYFSEHHIKLYFIKANPVEYKQFNNVFIPWLSIIDVMMFNSPEEINIMLDNFELL encoded by the coding sequence ATGAAAGCGGCGATAATGCAACCCTATTTCATGCCATATATCGGCTATTTCCAGCTGATAAAAGCAGTTGATAAGTTCATTATTTATGATGACGTAAATTATATTAAACAAGGTTGGATTAATAGAAACAGTATATTGGTTCAGAATAGAAGCTACATGTTTTCTCTACCATTAAAGGATGCAAGTTCTTTCAAAAAGATAAATGAGATAGAACTAAATGAAATGCTATTTCCTAAATGGAAGATAAAATTCTTCAAAACAATTGAAGCATATAAAAAAGCACCTCATTATTACATCGTTCGTCAACTATTAGAAAAAATTTTTCACATGAACGAAGGAAGAATCAATGATCTAATTTATCAAAGCTTAGTAGAGATTTCAGAATATTTAGATATGAAAACGATTATTGAAAGATCATCAATCGTTTACAAAAATTCAGAATTATCCGGAGCAGAAAGACTTATTGATATTTGCAGATGTGAAAATGCAGATGTATATATTAATCCTCTGGGAGGACAAGAATTGTACAATAAAAATTATTTTTCAGAGCATCATATAAAACTCTATTTTATTAAAGCAAATCCTGTAGAGTATAAGCAGTTTAATAATGTATTTATTCCATGGCTGTCAATTATCGATGTTATGATGTTTAATTCTCCTGAAGAAATAAATATAATGTTAGACAACTTTGAATTATTATAG